Proteins found in one Streptomyces sp. NBC_00461 genomic segment:
- the paaK gene encoding phenylacetate--CoA ligase PaaK, which translates to MTDATELLDAGERLDAGALRELQLERLRASLRHVYEHVPFYRESFDKAGVHPDDCRSLADLARFPFTTKADLRENYPYGMFAVPQDRIRRIHASSGTTGRPTVVGYTDNDLSLWADMVARSIRAAGGRPGDKVHVAYGYGLFTGGLGAHYGAERLGCTVIPASGGMTARQVQLIQDLEPQIIMVTPSYMLTLLDEFERQGVDPRGTSLRVGVFGAEPWTEQMRREIEERFAIDAVDIYGLSEVIGPGVAQECVETKDGLHIWEDHFYPEVVDPITGEVLPDGVEGELVFTSLTKEAMPVVRYRTRDLTRLLPGTARVFRRMEKVTGRSDDMVILRGVNLFPTQIEEIVLRTPGVAPHFQLRLTREGRLDALTVRAEARPDAGREVREAAAQTIAAAVKDGIGVSVTVEIVEPESLERSVGKIRRILDLRSH; encoded by the coding sequence ATGACGGATGCGACGGAACTGCTGGATGCCGGGGAGCGGCTCGACGCCGGTGCTCTGCGGGAGCTGCAGCTGGAGCGGCTGCGCGCCTCGCTGCGGCACGTGTACGAGCATGTGCCCTTCTACCGGGAGTCCTTCGACAAGGCCGGCGTCCACCCGGACGACTGCCGGTCACTTGCCGACCTGGCCCGTTTCCCGTTCACCACGAAGGCGGACCTGCGCGAGAACTACCCGTACGGAATGTTCGCCGTTCCGCAGGACCGCATCCGCCGGATCCACGCCTCCAGCGGCACCACCGGACGTCCCACGGTCGTCGGCTACACCGACAACGACCTCTCCCTGTGGGCCGACATGGTGGCCCGCTCGATCCGGGCGGCGGGCGGCCGGCCCGGCGACAAGGTGCATGTGGCGTACGGATACGGCCTGTTCACCGGCGGCCTCGGCGCGCACTACGGCGCCGAACGGCTCGGCTGTACGGTCATCCCCGCGTCCGGCGGTATGACGGCCCGTCAAGTCCAGCTGATCCAGGACCTGGAACCGCAGATCATCATGGTGACGCCGTCGTACATGCTCACGCTGTTGGACGAGTTCGAACGCCAGGGTGTCGATCCGCGCGGCACCTCGCTGCGCGTGGGCGTCTTCGGTGCCGAGCCGTGGACCGAGCAGATGCGGCGGGAGATCGAGGAGCGGTTCGCGATCGACGCGGTCGACATATACGGGCTGTCCGAGGTGATCGGTCCGGGCGTGGCCCAGGAATGCGTGGAGACGAAGGACGGGCTGCACATCTGGGAGGACCACTTCTATCCGGAGGTGGTCGATCCGATCACCGGCGAGGTGCTGCCGGACGGTGTGGAAGGCGAGTTGGTCTTCACCTCGCTGACCAAGGAGGCGATGCCCGTCGTCCGGTACCGGACCCGGGACCTGACGCGGCTGCTGCCCGGCACGGCACGTGTCTTCAGGCGGATGGAGAAGGTCACCGGGCGCAGCGACGACATGGTGATCCTGCGCGGGGTGAACCTCTTTCCCACGCAGATCGAGGAGATCGTGCTGCGGACACCGGGCGTGGCGCCCCACTTCCAGCTCCGCCTCACCCGCGAGGGCCGGCTGGACGCCCTCACGGTCCGCGCGGAGGCCCGGCCGGACGCCGGCCGGGAGGTCCGGGAGGCCGCCGCGCAGACGATCGCGGCGGCGGTGAAGGACGGCATCGGCGTCTCCGTCACGGTGGAGATCGTCGAACCGGAGTCACTGGAGCGGTCGGTGGGCAAGATCCGCAGGATCCTGGACCTGCGCTCGCACTAG
- a CDS encoding DUF2867 domain-containing protein: MTSTRVRRHAEPVLDGAVADLGGCDHADAVAVDLPAGTDAAEFTRLVFTGTPEWVHQLLTLRDKAMAPFGLQTQQRVPAADIRVEPGLRMGPFRLLKVTAEEVLCGDDDKHLDFRTSFAVRPVSAGAGLEGVCTTAVRFHRPAGRLYFRAIQPFHHLIVPHVVGRAVRT, from the coding sequence ATGACCAGCACACGAGTCCGCAGGCACGCCGAGCCGGTGCTCGACGGGGCGGTGGCCGACCTCGGCGGCTGCGACCACGCCGACGCGGTGGCCGTGGATCTGCCCGCCGGCACCGACGCGGCCGAGTTCACGAGGCTGGTGTTCACCGGCACTCCGGAGTGGGTGCACCAGCTCCTCACCCTGCGCGACAAGGCCATGGCACCCTTCGGCCTGCAGACGCAGCAGCGCGTGCCCGCGGCGGACATCCGGGTGGAACCCGGCCTCAGGATGGGGCCGTTCCGCCTGCTGAAGGTGACCGCGGAAGAAGTGCTGTGCGGGGACGACGACAAGCACCTGGACTTCCGCACCTCGTTCGCGGTCCGTCCGGTCTCCGCAGGCGCCGGGCTGGAGGGCGTCTGTACGACGGCGGTGCGCTTCCACCGGCCCGCCGGCCGCCTGTACTTCAGGGCCATCCAGCCCTTCCACCATCTGATCGTTCCCCATGTCGTCGGCAGGGCCGTGCGCACGTGA
- a CDS encoding acyl-CoA synthetase: protein MTSTPPAGFWVQAAADPDRTVLVAPDGEQWTAGRLHAAANRLVHGLRAAGLERGDAFAVVLPNGIEFFTAYLAASQAGFYLVPVNHHFVGPEIGWIVADSGAKVLISHERFAAPARHAADEAGLAATHRYAVGEVEGFRPYAELLDGQPESAPSGRELGWVMNYTSGTTGRPRGIRRPLPGKTPEEAYLGGFLGIFGIKPYDDNVHLVCSPLYHTAVLQFAGASLHIGHRLVLMDKWTPEEMLRLIDAHACTHTHMVPTQFHRLLALPEPVRRSYDVSSMRHAIHGAAPCPDHVKRAMIDWWGNSVEEYYAASEGGGAFATAEDWLKKPGTVGKAWPISELAVFDDDGNRLPPGELGTVYMKMNTGGFAYHKDEAKTKKNRIGDFFTVGDLGCLDEDGYLFLRDRKIDMIISGGVNIYPAEIESALLAHPAVADAAVFGIPHDDWGEEVKAVVEAAPGQEPGPALAAAILDHCAGQLAGYKRPRSVDFIAEMPRDPNGKLYKRRLRDPYWEGRTRPV, encoded by the coding sequence GTGACGAGTACGCCCCCCGCCGGATTCTGGGTCCAGGCCGCCGCCGATCCGGACCGCACGGTCCTGGTCGCACCGGACGGCGAGCAGTGGACCGCCGGCCGCCTGCACGCCGCCGCGAACCGTCTGGTGCACGGCCTGCGCGCCGCCGGACTGGAACGCGGGGACGCCTTCGCGGTCGTCCTGCCCAACGGCATCGAGTTCTTCACCGCCTACCTGGCCGCCAGCCAGGCCGGGTTCTATCTCGTCCCCGTCAACCACCACTTCGTCGGCCCGGAGATCGGCTGGATCGTCGCCGACTCCGGCGCCAAGGTGCTCATCTCCCACGAACGGTTCGCCGCACCCGCCCGCCACGCCGCCGACGAGGCGGGCCTGGCGGCCACCCACCGGTACGCGGTCGGCGAGGTCGAGGGCTTCAGGCCGTACGCCGAACTCCTCGACGGACAACCGGAGTCGGCGCCCTCGGGCCGGGAGCTGGGCTGGGTCATGAACTACACCTCGGGCACCACCGGGCGTCCGCGCGGCATCCGCCGCCCACTGCCCGGCAAGACCCCCGAGGAGGCCTATCTCGGCGGTTTCCTCGGCATCTTCGGGATCAAGCCCTATGACGACAACGTCCACCTCGTCTGCTCGCCGCTCTACCACACCGCCGTACTCCAGTTCGCGGGCGCGTCCCTGCACATCGGCCACCGTCTCGTCCTGATGGACAAGTGGACGCCCGAGGAGATGCTCCGGCTCATCGACGCCCACGCGTGCACGCACACCCACATGGTCCCGACCCAGTTCCACCGGTTGCTCGCCCTGCCGGAACCGGTGCGGCGCTCGTACGACGTCTCGTCCATGCGGCACGCCATCCACGGCGCCGCGCCCTGCCCCGACCACGTGAAGCGGGCGATGATCGACTGGTGGGGCAACTCGGTGGAGGAGTACTACGCGGCCAGTGAGGGCGGAGGGGCCTTCGCCACCGCGGAGGACTGGCTGAAGAAACCCGGCACCGTCGGCAAGGCCTGGCCCATCAGCGAACTCGCGGTCTTCGACGACGACGGCAACCGGCTGCCGCCCGGTGAACTGGGCACCGTCTACATGAAGATGAACACCGGCGGCTTCGCCTACCACAAGGACGAGGCCAAGACGAAGAAGAACCGCATCGGTGACTTCTTCACCGTCGGCGACCTCGGCTGCCTCGACGAGGACGGCTATCTGTTCCTCCGCGACCGCAAGATCGACATGATCATCTCGGGCGGGGTCAATATCTATCCCGCCGAGATCGAGTCCGCTCTCCTCGCCCACCCCGCCGTCGCCGACGCCGCCGTCTTCGGCATACCGCACGACGACTGGGGTGAGGAGGTCAAGGCCGTCGTCGAGGCGGCCCCCGGCCAGGAGCCCGGCCCGGCCCTCGCCGCCGCGATCCTCGACCACTGTGCCGGGCAGCTCGCCGGATACAAACGGCCCAGGAGCGTCGACTTCATCGCCGAGATGCCCCGCGACCCCAACGGCAAGCTGTACAAGCGGCGGCTGCGCGACCCGTACTGGGAGGGCCGCACGCGCCCCGTGTGA
- a CDS encoding alpha/beta fold hydrolase — protein sequence MPIFTAPDGAELAYHLRGEGAPLVVLPGGPMRASAYLGDLGGLTAHRRLVLLDLRGTGDSATPADPATYRCDRLVDDVEALRTHLGAECIDLLAHSAGGSLAMLYAARYPQRVARLVLVTAIPWALGMPATPEGRLAAAWLRSGEPWFADAFPAFEEWLAGKADFDPAFAPFFYGRWDTTAAGHDARADDETNDDAADVYGSDGAYDPPETRAALARLTAPVLLLAGELDGGPCPGLVRAAAEVFADAECAVQPGAGHYPWLDDPEWFTGCVATFLDRA from the coding sequence ATGCCGATCTTCACCGCACCCGACGGGGCCGAGCTGGCCTACCACCTCAGGGGCGAGGGCGCCCCGCTCGTCGTCCTGCCCGGCGGGCCGATGCGCGCCTCCGCCTACCTCGGCGACCTGGGCGGACTGACCGCGCACCGGCGGCTGGTCCTGCTCGACCTGCGCGGCACGGGGGACTCCGCGACGCCGGCCGACCCGGCGACGTACCGCTGCGACCGGCTCGTGGACGACGTGGAGGCGCTGCGGACCCACCTGGGAGCGGAGTGCATCGACCTGCTGGCGCACTCGGCGGGTGGCAGCCTGGCCATGCTCTATGCGGCGAGGTACCCCCAGCGGGTGGCGCGGCTGGTCCTGGTCACCGCCATCCCCTGGGCGCTGGGGATGCCGGCCACCCCGGAGGGCCGGCTCGCGGCGGCATGGCTGCGGAGCGGCGAGCCCTGGTTCGCGGACGCCTTCCCGGCGTTCGAGGAGTGGCTCGCGGGGAAGGCCGACTTCGACCCGGCGTTCGCGCCCTTCTTCTACGGCCGCTGGGACACCACGGCAGCCGGGCACGACGCGCGCGCCGACGACGAGACCAACGACGACGCCGCCGATGTCTACGGCTCCGACGGCGCCTACGACCCGCCGGAGACCCGAGCTGCCCTGGCCCGTCTCACCGCACCCGTCCTGCTCCTCGCCGGCGAACTCGACGGCGGCCCGTGTCCAGGGCTGGTGCGGGCCGCCGCTGAGGTCTTCGCGGACGCCGAGTGCGCGGTGCAGCCGGGCGCCGGGCACTACCCGTGGCTGGACGACCCCGAGTGGTTCACAGGATGCGTCGCCACGTTCCTGGACCGGGCCTGA
- a CDS encoding nitronate monooxygenase — protein sequence MQTELSKKLGVEHAIFGFTPFPAVAAAISRAGGFGVLGAVRYTAPDDLKRDLDWIEAHVEGKPYGLDVVMPAKKVEGVSEADVEAMIPEGHRQFVKDTLAKYGVPELAEGEVSGWRITGWMEQVARSQLDVAFDYPIRLLANALGSPPADVVARAHEQGVLVAALAGSARHAVKHKEGGIDIVVAQGYEAGGHTGEIASMVLTPEVVDAVDPLPVLAAGGIGSGQQVAAALALGAQGAWLGSLWLTCTEADVSSPAVTRKLLAAGSGDTVRSRALTGKPARQLRTEWTDAWDDQAGPGTLPMPLQGLLVADALTRIQKYEVEPLLGTPVGQIVGRMNGERSVQAVFDDLTRGFDNAIDRMIRIAGRSGK from the coding sequence ATGCAGACGGAGCTGAGCAAGAAACTGGGAGTCGAGCACGCCATTTTCGGCTTCACGCCGTTCCCCGCCGTCGCCGCGGCCATCAGCCGGGCCGGCGGCTTCGGAGTGCTCGGCGCGGTCCGCTACACAGCCCCCGACGACCTCAAACGCGACCTGGACTGGATCGAGGCGCATGTCGAGGGGAAGCCGTACGGCCTGGATGTCGTGATGCCCGCGAAGAAAGTGGAGGGCGTCTCGGAGGCCGACGTCGAGGCGATGATCCCCGAGGGGCACCGGCAGTTCGTCAAGGACACCCTCGCCAAGTACGGCGTGCCCGAACTGGCCGAGGGCGAGGTGTCCGGCTGGCGCATCACCGGCTGGATGGAGCAGGTCGCCCGGAGTCAGCTCGACGTCGCCTTCGACTATCCGATCCGGCTGCTCGCCAACGCCCTCGGCTCCCCGCCCGCCGACGTGGTGGCCCGCGCCCACGAGCAGGGCGTGCTGGTCGCCGCGCTCGCGGGCAGCGCCCGGCACGCCGTCAAGCACAAGGAGGGCGGCATCGATATCGTGGTCGCCCAGGGTTACGAGGCCGGTGGACACACGGGCGAGATCGCCTCCATGGTGCTCACCCCGGAGGTCGTCGACGCCGTGGACCCGCTGCCCGTGCTGGCCGCCGGCGGCATCGGCAGCGGACAGCAGGTGGCGGCCGCCCTCGCCCTCGGCGCCCAGGGGGCGTGGCTCGGCTCCCTGTGGCTGACCTGCACCGAGGCCGATGTCTCCTCGCCCGCGGTGACGCGGAAACTGCTCGCCGCCGGCTCCGGCGACACGGTCCGCTCCCGCGCCCTGACCGGGAAACCGGCACGTCAGCTCCGTACCGAATGGACCGACGCCTGGGACGACCAGGCCGGACCCGGCACGCTCCCCATGCCCCTGCAGGGACTGCTCGTGGCCGATGCCCTCACCCGCATCCAGAAGTACGAGGTCGAGCCGCTGCTCGGCACCCCCGTCGGCCAGATCGTCGGCCGGATGAACGGCGAACGCAGTGTCCAGGCCGTCTTCGACGACCTCACCCGTGGCTTCGACAACGCCATCGACCGCATGATCCGTATCGCCGGAAGGAGCGGCAAGTGA
- a CDS encoding serine hydrolase, with protein sequence MTDDAARRRGGMSRRQLARRALALGGALAVAPFPAGPAAVAASRSGHPTLRHGSPERAGLLPAHLRQLVVDAEAFLGPSPKHPWYAGAVLLAGRGDTVALHRPIGMAVRYQAYDEKTDTGVEFPADRQIPMTEDTVFDLASVSKLFTSLLAVQQMERGALELERPVASYVPEFGAAGKQDITIRQLLTHTSGFRDWIPLYKAPTHETKLQLVYDEAPIHPPGTAYLYSDLNLISLQLVLERITGRTLDTLLHDEITDPLGLHRTRYNPPAAWKPRIAATEDERPPWSGLNRGLVWGEVHDENAYSLGGVAGHAGVFSCAWDLAVLARTLLNGGSYGKARILRPESVELLFTDFNTAFPGDEHGLGFELYQHWYMGAMATPRTAGHTGFTGTSLVLDPTTDSFLVVLGNSVHPVRSWRSGSAPRVAAGNHLARAVAVRPAHGRTAWFSGMASATSATLTLPALDTTDGAARLNSALWWDIEPGSDVLVLEATTDGGTSWQPLPFTTAEHGEEPQKHPSGSVTGWSGRVWHRVTAALPAHARLALRWRYTTDKLYVGRGAYVDGLRVEAAHGVLFDESRTADAARLVATGWAESAD encoded by the coding sequence ATGACGGACGACGCGGCAAGACGGCGGGGCGGGATGTCCCGACGCCAACTGGCCCGAAGAGCCCTCGCCTTGGGCGGCGCCCTGGCCGTCGCCCCCTTCCCGGCCGGCCCGGCGGCCGTGGCCGCGTCACGCTCCGGGCACCCCACCCTGCGCCACGGTTCCCCGGAACGCGCCGGGCTCCTCCCCGCCCATCTGCGTCAACTGGTCGTCGACGCCGAGGCGTTCCTCGGCCCTTCCCCCAAGCATCCCTGGTACGCGGGTGCCGTGCTGCTGGCCGGCCGCGGCGACACAGTGGCGTTGCACCGGCCCATCGGGATGGCGGTGCGCTATCAGGCATACGACGAGAAGACCGACACCGGCGTCGAGTTCCCGGCCGACCGGCAGATCCCGATGACCGAGGACACGGTCTTCGACCTGGCCTCGGTGTCGAAGCTGTTCACCTCGCTGCTGGCCGTGCAGCAGATGGAGCGGGGCGCTCTGGAGCTGGAGCGGCCGGTCGCCTCGTACGTGCCGGAGTTCGGGGCGGCAGGCAAGCAGGACATCACGATCCGTCAGCTCCTCACCCACACCTCGGGTTTCCGCGACTGGATCCCGCTCTACAAGGCCCCGACGCACGAGACGAAGCTCCAACTCGTCTACGACGAGGCGCCGATCCACCCGCCCGGCACCGCATACCTCTACTCCGACCTGAACCTGATCTCACTCCAACTGGTCCTGGAACGGATCACCGGCCGCACGCTGGACACCCTCCTCCACGACGAGATCACCGACCCGCTCGGCCTCCACCGCACCCGCTACAACCCGCCCGCCGCCTGGAAACCGAGGATCGCGGCCACGGAGGACGAGCGCCCGCCGTGGTCGGGCCTGAACCGGGGGCTCGTGTGGGGTGAGGTGCACGACGAGAACGCCTACAGCCTCGGCGGGGTCGCCGGACACGCCGGGGTGTTCTCCTGCGCCTGGGACCTGGCCGTGCTCGCCCGGACGCTGCTCAACGGCGGCTCCTACGGCAAGGCCCGCATCCTGCGGCCGGAGTCGGTGGAGCTGTTGTTCACCGACTTCAACACCGCCTTCCCCGGGGACGAGCACGGCCTCGGCTTCGAGCTCTACCAGCACTGGTACATGGGCGCCATGGCCACCCCCCGCACCGCCGGACACACCGGCTTCACCGGCACCTCGCTGGTCCTGGACCCGACGACCGACTCCTTCCTCGTCGTGCTCGGCAACTCGGTCCACCCGGTGCGCAGTTGGCGCTCCGGCTCAGCTCCTCGGGTCGCCGCGGGGAACCACCTGGCACGCGCCGTTGCGGTGCGCCCGGCACACGGCCGTACGGCATGGTTCTCCGGCATGGCGAGTGCCACGAGCGCCACGCTCACGCTGCCCGCGCTCGACACGACGGACGGTGCGGCGCGGCTGAACTCGGCCCTGTGGTGGGACATCGAACCCGGATCGGACGTCCTGGTGCTGGAGGCCACGACGGACGGAGGCACGAGCTGGCAGCCGCTGCCGTTCACGACCGCGGAACACGGCGAAGAACCGCAGAAGCATCCCTCGGGCTCGGTCACCGGCTGGTCGGGGCGCGTCTGGCACCGAGTGACGGCCGCCCTCCCGGCACACGCCCGGCTGGCCCTGCGCTGGCGGTACACGACCGACAAGCTGTACGTGGGCCGCGGCGCGTACGTCGACGGCCTCCGCGTCGAGGCGGCACACGGT
- a CDS encoding acyl-CoA synthetase: protein MTQGQGSTVDGVLRRSARRTPARVAVEYRDRSWTYEELDEAVSRAASVLLAQDLAPGDRVGSYGHNSDAYLIGFLACARAGLVHVPVNQNLTGDDLAYIVGQSGSSLVLTDPDLAGRLADDVRTLPLRDADDSLLARLAAAPGYDGPEPRTEDLVQLLYTSGTTALPKGAMMTHRALVHEYLSAITALDLSAGDRPVHSLPLYHSAQMHVFLLPYLAVGATNIILDAPDGDRLFDLVESGRVDSLFAPPTVWIGLSNRPDFTTRDLGGLRKAYYGASTMPVPVLERLRERLPKLGFYNCFGQSEIGPLATVLAPGEHKGRMDSCGRPVLFVDARVVDEDGKDVPDGTPGEVVYRSPQLCEGYWDKPEETAAAFRDGWFHSGDLAVRDAHGYYTIVDRVKDVINSGGVLVASRQVEDALYTHDSVAEVAVIGLPDERWIEAVTAVVVPRGEVTEDQLIAHAREKLAHFKAPKRVEFVDELPRNASGKILKRELRDRFAG, encoded by the coding sequence ATGACGCAGGGACAGGGCAGCACGGTTGACGGGGTGCTGCGGCGCAGCGCCCGGCGCACCCCCGCGCGCGTCGCGGTGGAGTACCGCGACCGCTCCTGGACGTACGAGGAACTCGACGAGGCGGTCTCCCGGGCGGCGAGCGTACTGCTCGCCCAGGATCTCGCCCCCGGCGACCGGGTCGGCTCCTACGGCCACAACTCGGACGCCTATCTGATCGGCTTCCTCGCCTGCGCCCGCGCCGGCCTCGTCCACGTCCCGGTCAACCAGAACCTGACGGGCGACGACCTCGCCTACATCGTCGGCCAGTCGGGCAGCTCCCTGGTCCTGACCGACCCCGACCTGGCCGGCCGACTCGCCGACGACGTCCGTACGCTGCCCCTGCGCGACGCCGACGACTCACTGCTGGCCCGCCTGGCCGCGGCTCCGGGGTACGACGGGCCCGAGCCGCGCACCGAGGACCTGGTGCAGCTGCTGTACACGTCCGGCACCACGGCCCTGCCCAAGGGTGCGATGATGACGCACCGTGCCCTGGTCCACGAGTACCTGAGCGCGATCACCGCCCTCGACCTCAGCGCCGGCGACCGCCCCGTGCACTCACTGCCGCTCTACCACTCGGCGCAGATGCATGTGTTCCTGCTTCCGTACCTCGCGGTCGGCGCCACGAACATCATCCTGGACGCCCCGGACGGCGACCGGCTCTTCGACCTCGTCGAATCAGGCCGCGTGGACAGCCTGTTCGCCCCGCCCACGGTGTGGATCGGGCTGTCCAACCGCCCCGACTTCACCACGCGCGACCTCGGCGGACTGCGCAAGGCGTACTACGGCGCCTCGACCATGCCGGTGCCGGTCCTGGAGCGGCTGCGCGAACGGCTGCCGAAGCTCGGCTTCTACAACTGTTTCGGCCAGAGCGAGATCGGCCCCCTGGCCACCGTTCTGGCACCCGGCGAACACAAGGGCCGTATGGACTCCTGCGGCCGCCCCGTCCTCTTCGTCGACGCGCGCGTGGTCGACGAGGACGGCAAGGACGTTCCCGACGGAACGCCCGGTGAAGTCGTCTACCGCTCTCCGCAGTTGTGCGAGGGCTACTGGGACAAGCCCGAGGAGACGGCCGCCGCCTTCCGCGACGGCTGGTTCCACTCCGGTGACCTCGCGGTCCGGGACGCCCACGGCTACTACACGATCGTCGACCGCGTGAAGGACGTCATCAACTCCGGTGGCGTACTGGTCGCTTCACGCCAGGTCGAGGACGCCCTCTACACCCATGACTCCGTCGCCGAGGTCGCCGTGATCGGCCTGCCCGACGAACGCTGGATCGAGGCGGTCACCGCGGTCGTCGTCCCGCGCGGCGAGGTGACCGAGGACCAGCTCATCGCCCACGCCCGCGAGAAGCTCGCCCACTTCAAGGCACCCAAGCGGGTGGAGTTCGTGGACGAGCTGCCGCGCAACGCGAGCGGGAAGATCCTCAAGAGGGAACTGCGGGACCGGTTCGCAGGCTAG